Proteins from one Pontibacter korlensis genomic window:
- a CDS encoding acetylornithine carbamoyltransferase, whose protein sequence is MKKYTSVHDVADLDQLVEEALHLKANPYKYKNLGENKTLGLIFLNPSLRTRLSTQKAGQNLGMNVIVMNLDKEGWALETQQGAIMNGSTVEHIKEAAAVMGEYCDIIGIRSFPKLQNREEDYNEELLQQFIQYSKKPIVSLESATRHPLQSLADLLTIKENKVEGKRPKVVLSWAPHIKPIPQCVANSFAEWMGQADVDFVITHPEGYGLADEFSAGATVTTNQQEALEGADFVYVKNWSSYTNYGQVLTDGEGWMLTNERLQVSNNAKVMHCLPVRRNVELSDEILDGPNSLVLEQANNRTYAAQAVLKRMLEAK, encoded by the coding sequence ATGAAAAAGTACACCTCAGTGCATGATGTTGCCGACCTTGACCAATTGGTTGAGGAGGCGCTGCACTTGAAAGCTAATCCATACAAGTATAAAAACCTTGGTGAAAATAAGACACTGGGGCTAATTTTCCTGAACCCGAGCCTTCGTACACGCCTGAGTACACAAAAAGCTGGTCAGAACCTGGGCATGAACGTGATAGTGATGAACCTTGACAAGGAAGGTTGGGCACTGGAGACACAGCAGGGGGCTATCATGAACGGCAGTACAGTAGAGCACATCAAAGAAGCTGCCGCTGTAATGGGCGAGTACTGTGACATTATTGGTATACGTTCTTTCCCAAAGCTGCAAAACCGAGAAGAAGATTATAATGAGGAGCTGCTGCAACAGTTTATACAATACAGCAAGAAGCCAATCGTAAGCCTGGAGTCTGCCACACGGCACCCGCTTCAAAGCCTGGCTGACCTGCTGACTATCAAGGAAAATAAAGTTGAAGGTAAGCGCCCCAAAGTAGTGCTAAGCTGGGCACCACATATCAAGCCTATACCTCAGTGTGTGGCAAATTCTTTTGCCGAGTGGATGGGGCAGGCTGACGTCGATTTTGTGATCACACATCCGGAAGGATATGGACTGGCAGATGAATTTTCCGCAGGTGCTACTGTGACCACAAATCAGCAGGAGGCGCTGGAAGGAGCGGATTTTGTGTACGTGAAGAATTGGTCTAGCTACACAAACTATGGGCAGGTTTTAACTGATGGAGAAGGCTGGATGCTGACTAATGAAAGGCTACAGGTAAGTAACAATGCCAAAGTAATGCACTGCCTACCGGTGCGTCGCAATGTAGAACTAAGCGATGAAATACTGGACGGACCAAACTCGCTGGTACTTGAGCAGGCTAACAACAGAACATACGCAGCCCAGGCAGTGCTAAAACGTATGCTGGAAGCTAAGTAG
- the argB gene encoding acetylglutamate kinase: MFVVKIGGNILDSPERLQAFLVDFAQLPGPKLLVHGGGKIASAFGQRLGITPRMVEGRRITDAETLELVTMVYGGLVNKQVVAKLQALGCNAIGLTGADANIIPAHLRPVRTIDYGFAGDVEGPETINVQALEAFFQVGLTPVVAPLTHDTQGSMLNTNADTIASVLATALAQNHSVQLIYCFEKKGVLQNAEDEDSVIPHINAEKYQALKEDGVVNAGMVPKLDNAFAALQQGVQAVQICDAAAIKQLVEGNNAGTLITFS; this comes from the coding sequence ATGTTTGTAGTAAAAATAGGAGGTAACATTTTAGATAGTCCGGAGCGGCTGCAAGCTTTTTTGGTTGATTTTGCGCAGCTGCCCGGGCCAAAACTGTTGGTGCATGGCGGGGGCAAAATTGCTTCCGCTTTTGGCCAACGTTTGGGCATTACCCCTCGAATGGTTGAAGGCCGCCGCATAACCGATGCAGAAACTCTTGAGCTGGTTACCATGGTGTATGGTGGCCTTGTTAATAAACAGGTAGTAGCCAAGTTACAGGCACTGGGCTGTAATGCCATTGGTCTTACAGGAGCAGATGCCAACATAATACCAGCACACTTACGGCCAGTCAGAACTATTGATTATGGCTTTGCGGGTGATGTAGAAGGACCAGAAACTATCAATGTGCAGGCCTTAGAGGCCTTCTTTCAGGTAGGGCTTACGCCTGTGGTGGCACCTCTGACGCATGATACACAGGGCAGTATGCTCAATACTAATGCCGATACAATAGCTTCAGTCTTGGCAACAGCTCTGGCTCAAAATCACAGCGTACAATTGATCTACTGTTTCGAAAAGAAAGGCGTACTACAAAATGCCGAAGATGAAGACTCTGTTATTCCACACATAAACGCTGAAAAATATCAGGCTCTTAAAGAGGATGGAGTGGTGAACGCAGGTATGGTGCCAAAACTTGATAATGCTTTTGCTGCTTTACAGCAAGGCGTGCAGGCTGTTCAAATATGTGATGCTGCAGCAATTAAGCAGTTGGTTGAAGGTAACAACGCTGGTACGCTCATCACTTTTTCGTAG
- the proC gene encoding pyrroline-5-carboxylate reductase, which yields MRKVAIIGSGNMGVALAKGMVASGKHQAKDITLTRRNTRALENLSREGFQVSSDNAKAVAEAEIVVLSILPQQLNGVLDAIAANIDPKKHLLISIVTGVTVADIQQRLGKEVQVVRAMPNTAIAIRESMTCIAGSKASEENQELVRDIFAAVGETVEIEEELMTSATALCACGIAFFLRSIRAATQGGTEIGFHAADALRMAAQTAKGAASLLLHFQSHPENEIDKVTSPKGCTIAGLNEMEHHGFSSALIKGIKTSSTKAEQLYQKDN from the coding sequence ATGAGAAAAGTAGCAATTATCGGCAGTGGAAACATGGGAGTAGCACTTGCCAAGGGCATGGTGGCATCTGGTAAGCATCAGGCAAAAGATATAACACTTACCCGCCGTAACACCCGTGCGCTTGAGAACCTGTCTCGGGAAGGGTTTCAGGTTAGCAGCGACAATGCTAAAGCCGTTGCAGAAGCCGAGATTGTGGTGCTAAGTATCCTGCCCCAGCAGCTAAATGGAGTGCTGGATGCTATTGCTGCTAATATAGACCCAAAGAAGCATCTCCTTATCTCTATAGTAACCGGGGTTACTGTTGCTGATATTCAGCAGCGCCTGGGCAAGGAGGTTCAGGTGGTTCGGGCAATGCCTAATACAGCTATTGCTATCAGAGAGTCTATGACGTGTATTGCCGGCAGCAAGGCATCAGAGGAGAACCAGGAGCTGGTACGGGATATATTTGCAGCGGTGGGAGAAACAGTTGAGATCGAGGAAGAGCTCATGACTTCTGCTACGGCGCTTTGCGCCTGCGGCATTGCCTTTTTTCTACGCTCTATCAGGGCAGCTACACAGGGTGGCACCGAAATTGGTTTTCATGCCGCGGATGCACTTCGCATGGCTGCACAAACAGCGAAAGGTGCTGCTTCGCTGCTGCTGCACTTCCAAAGCCACCCAGAAAACGAGATAGACAAAGTAACTTCCCCGAAAGGATGTACCATCGCAGGATTAAATGAGATGGAGCATCACGGCTTCAGTTCAGCTTTGATCAAGGGCATCAAAACATCGTCCACCAAGGCTGAGCAACTGTACCAAAAGGATAATTAA
- a CDS encoding M20 family metallo-hydrolase — translation MTDGNLYSEAVELLKSLIQTPSFSKEEDKTADLIAQFLKRHGVVEVHRQLNNVWAFNQNYNPQLPTLLLNSHHDTVKPNASYTRNPFEASVEDGKLYGLGSNDAGGCLVSLIATFLHFYHQQDLKYNLVLAATAEEEISGQNGLEVILSQLGNLEAAIVGEPTEMHLAVAEKGLMVLDCTAKGKAGHAAREEGINAIYEALTDIEWFRNYTFPEVSEHLGPVKMSVTIVQAGSQHNVVPDSCTFTVDVRLTDAYTMEEVLETIQQHVKAEVKPRSMRLRPSSIPMEHPLVQTGIIMGRQTYGSPTTSDQALLPIPSLKMGPGFSGRSHMADEFIYLREIEEGIQLYIQLLEQVLVNK, via the coding sequence ATGACTGACGGAAACCTTTACAGTGAGGCTGTAGAACTGCTAAAATCATTGATCCAAACTCCTTCTTTTAGCAAGGAAGAAGACAAAACAGCTGATCTGATAGCGCAGTTTCTCAAAAGGCATGGCGTGGTGGAGGTGCACCGGCAGCTAAATAACGTCTGGGCTTTTAACCAGAATTATAATCCTCAGTTGCCAACGCTACTGCTCAATTCGCACCACGATACAGTTAAGCCGAACGCCAGCTATACCCGCAACCCCTTTGAAGCGAGTGTAGAGGATGGCAAGCTATACGGTTTGGGCAGTAACGATGCTGGTGGTTGCCTGGTGTCGCTTATTGCTACCTTTCTGCACTTCTACCACCAGCAAGACCTAAAGTATAACCTGGTTTTGGCAGCAACTGCTGAGGAAGAAATCAGTGGCCAAAATGGTCTGGAAGTCATACTCTCTCAGCTAGGAAACCTGGAGGCAGCCATAGTAGGTGAGCCAACAGAAATGCATTTGGCAGTTGCAGAGAAAGGACTGATGGTTCTAGACTGCACAGCCAAGGGCAAAGCAGGACATGCTGCCCGCGAGGAAGGTATAAATGCTATTTATGAGGCACTCACAGATATTGAGTGGTTCCGGAACTATACTTTCCCGGAAGTATCAGAGCACTTGGGGCCTGTTAAAATGAGTGTGACAATAGTGCAGGCAGGCTCACAACATAATGTAGTACCAGACTCCTGTACCTTCACCGTTGATGTTCGCCTTACAGATGCTTATACTATGGAAGAAGTGCTGGAGACAATACAGCAACATGTGAAGGCGGAGGTAAAGCCTCGCTCTATGCGCTTAAGGCCATCGAGTATACCCATGGAGCATCCGTTGGTGCAGACAGGTATAATCATGGGCCGACAAACTTACGGCTCGCCTACTACTTCCGATCAGGCGCTACTGCCTATACCTTCGCTTAAGATGGGACCAGGCTTCTCGGGCCGTTCGCACATGGCTGACGAGTTCATCTACCTCAGGGAGATCGAAGAAGGTATTCAGCTTTACATTCAGTTGCTGGAACAGGTCCTTGTCAATAAATAG
- the argH gene encoding argininosuccinate lyase: MKLWQKDTAVAAEIEKFTVGRDAELDLELARFDVLGSLAHTRMLQSIGLLSEDELAVLQAELKNIYQSIEAGEFTIEPGVEDIHSQVELELTRRVGDAGKKIHSGRSRNDQVLVDLKLYFRHQLKEIVQEVQALFNVLQAQSEKYKHVLLPGYTHLQVAMPSSFGLWFGAYAESLVDDVQMLLAAYKITDKNPLGSAAGYGSSFPLDRQMTTDLLGFEALNYNVVYAQMGRGKTERTVATALAAVAATVARMSMDLCLYMSQNFGFITLPDQLTTGSSIMPHKKNPDVFELLRGKCNKLQALPTDISMLLINLPSGYHRDLQLLKENLFPAFQELKSCLQMMTYMAEQVQVRKDILQEEKYKYLFSVDAVNELVLQGVPFRDAYKAIGEKIEAGTFEAPAEATHTHEGSIGNLCNDKVAEQMQRLVQSFRFERVQQAYENLTAS, encoded by the coding sequence ATGAAACTTTGGCAAAAAGACACGGCTGTAGCCGCTGAGATAGAAAAATTTACTGTTGGCCGCGATGCAGAGCTCGATCTGGAGTTAGCCCGTTTTGATGTGCTAGGTTCACTAGCTCATACCAGGATGTTGCAAAGCATTGGTCTGTTATCTGAAGACGAGCTAGCGGTACTTCAGGCTGAATTGAAAAACATCTACCAAAGTATAGAAGCTGGTGAATTCACCATTGAGCCTGGTGTAGAGGATATCCATTCTCAGGTAGAGCTAGAGTTAACTAGAAGGGTAGGAGATGCCGGCAAAAAGATTCACAGTGGCCGCTCTCGCAACGACCAAGTTCTTGTAGACCTGAAGCTATACTTTCGTCACCAGCTAAAGGAAATAGTACAGGAGGTGCAGGCATTGTTTAATGTGCTGCAGGCACAGAGCGAAAAGTATAAGCATGTGCTGCTGCCGGGTTACACACACCTGCAGGTGGCCATGCCATCCTCTTTTGGTCTCTGGTTCGGTGCCTATGCCGAGAGCTTGGTTGATGACGTTCAGATGCTCTTAGCCGCCTATAAGATCACAGACAAAAACCCTTTAGGCTCTGCTGCTGGCTACGGTTCTTCATTCCCGCTAGACCGCCAGATGACCACCGACCTGCTAGGTTTTGAAGCTTTGAACTACAATGTAGTTTACGCACAGATGGGTCGAGGTAAAACGGAGCGCACCGTTGCCACAGCATTAGCGGCCGTGGCTGCTACTGTAGCCCGTATGAGCATGGACCTTTGCCTGTACATGAGCCAGAACTTTGGCTTTATTACGTTGCCCGACCAGCTGACTACAGGCTCCAGCATTATGCCACACAAAAAGAATCCGGATGTTTTTGAGCTGTTACGCGGTAAATGCAATAAGCTCCAGGCTTTGCCAACAGACATCAGCATGCTCCTGATCAACCTGCCATCAGGCTACCACCGTGATCTGCAGCTATTAAAGGAGAATCTTTTCCCGGCCTTTCAGGAGCTAAAAAGCTGCCTGCAAATGATGACCTATATGGCAGAGCAGGTGCAAGTACGAAAAGACATACTGCAGGAGGAGAAGTACAAATACCTCTTTAGTGTGGATGCTGTAAATGAACTGGTGCTACAGGGAGTGCCTTTCCGGGATGCATACAAAGCCATAGGTGAAAAAATTGAGGCGGGCACTTTTGAAGCACCTGCTGAAGCAACACATACCCATGAGGGAAGTATTGGCAACCTATGCAACGACAAAGTTGCAGAGCAAATGCAGCGCCTGGTGCAAAGCTTCCGTTTCGAGCGTGTGCAACAGGCTTATGAAAACCTAACCGCTTCCTAA
- a CDS encoding MCP four helix bundle domain-containing protein, protein MSWSFRVGNRDRIALVLGAVFLIIVLTNWFVSYSMTKVSTQFRSVYEDRLVPSLDISTIQERYYQNRLLLEEHLLAESEQEQQRILQAIEQNEADLDSLEQKFKGTLLTNQEGIDLQNYLQAGERYTKVQQTILVLSHTGDKAAAMRMYKQEGMQAFQELLLPLHALSQLQEKVGHELYANADQHMKILKVLSYLVIALAVILALLVGTLLQSSRKMKNIKPQKYHLN, encoded by the coding sequence ATGAGTTGGAGCTTCAGAGTTGGAAACCGAGACAGAATTGCCCTTGTCCTGGGTGCAGTCTTTCTGATAATTGTGCTGACTAATTGGTTTGTAAGTTACAGCATGACGAAGGTCAGTACCCAGTTTAGGTCTGTTTATGAGGACAGGCTGGTACCCTCGCTGGATATCTCCACTATACAGGAACGCTATTACCAGAACCGTCTGCTATTGGAGGAGCATCTTTTGGCAGAATCGGAGCAAGAGCAGCAGCGCATACTGCAGGCTATAGAGCAGAACGAGGCTGACCTGGACTCCCTGGAACAAAAGTTTAAAGGTACTTTACTAACAAATCAGGAAGGCATAGACCTGCAGAACTACCTGCAAGCGGGGGAACGGTACACTAAGGTACAGCAAACAATACTTGTACTTAGCCACACGGGCGATAAAGCTGCCGCAATGAGGATGTATAAACAGGAAGGCATGCAAGCCTTTCAGGAGCTCTTGCTGCCACTGCATGCACTTAGCCAGCTACAGGAAAAAGTGGGACATGAGCTGTATGCCAATGCTGATCAGCACATGAAAATCCTGAAGGTTCTCTCCTACCTCGTGATTGCCCTGGCAGTTATACTTGCTCTACTGGTTGGAACTCTGCTACAATCCTCCAGAAAGATGAAGAACATTAAGCCGCAGAAATATCACCTTAATTAA
- a CDS encoding peptidase-C39 like family protein: MIPIKIHTQPDDSTCGPTSLHAVYRYFKDPIALSDVIKEVPSLDEGGTLEVLLACHALKRGYRARIYTYNMFIFDPTWIGLSNEEIIERLEEQLKYKKGQKLHRATHAYIEYLRLGGELRCRDLNKHLLRGFFEQGIPLLTGLSATYLYQSAREYADEAGNSIYDDVRGYPMGHFVVLCGFAEDQKSIVVADPYPDNPYFKDNYYEVKATHLINSIMLGMATYDANLLAILPAHYEPLQD; the protein is encoded by the coding sequence GTGATCCCGATAAAGATACATACCCAGCCCGACGACTCTACCTGTGGGCCTACAAGTTTACACGCCGTCTACCGCTACTTTAAAGATCCTATTGCGCTAAGTGATGTGATAAAGGAGGTGCCTTCTTTAGATGAAGGAGGTACTCTTGAAGTGCTTCTTGCTTGCCATGCCCTTAAGCGTGGGTATCGAGCCCGAATTTATACGTACAACATGTTCATCTTCGACCCAACCTGGATTGGGCTAAGTAATGAAGAGATCATCGAGAGACTTGAAGAACAGCTAAAGTATAAGAAAGGACAGAAACTACACCGAGCTACGCATGCCTACATAGAGTACCTGCGACTTGGTGGGGAGTTGCGGTGCAGGGATTTGAACAAGCACCTGCTGCGTGGCTTCTTTGAGCAAGGGATACCGCTGCTTACAGGCTTGAGTGCCACTTATCTTTATCAAAGTGCCCGAGAATATGCCGATGAGGCCGGTAACTCAATTTATGACGATGTCAGGGGGTATCCTATGGGACATTTTGTGGTGCTGTGCGGATTTGCCGAAGACCAGAAAAGTATAGTAGTAGCCGACCCTTATCCTGATAATCCTTATTTTAAAGACAACTACTACGAAGTAAAAGCAACACACCTGATCAATTCCATAATGCTTGGAATGGCTACCTACGATGCCAATTTACTTGCCATACTGCCCGCACACTATGAACCCCTGCAGGACTAA
- a CDS encoding RimK family protein gives MRKIIIVDYPKDWEEAIEDTEVVDAQTYLTNSTYTDIRSARIFNLCRSHRYQSAGYYVSLLAEARGHKPIPSVTTMQDLKSPTIVRAITVEIEDLIQKSLAGLKSKSFTLSIYFGQNLALKYEKLSKALHDHFQAPLLKAQFVYKDHWVLQSISQVPINEVPEDHKKYLKSFAKAYFARHRFSGARRSRKAYDLAILVDPQEKAPPSNNKAIQQFVEAAESLGFYTELITKDDYRRLPEFDALFIRETTAVNHHTYRFARKAFADGLVVIDDPVSILRCTNKVYLAELLTKARVTVPKTMIIHKDNRCKVETELGLPCVLKKPDSSFSQGVVKAKDQESLKQELDKLLDDSELIIGQEYIPTDFDWRIGILDKQPLYACKYYMAKGHWQIYNWNGKRKQDEEGAGEVIPFEQVPFHVLHTALKAANLIGNGLYGVDLKEINGKAYVIEVNDNPSIDAGVEDRILKKDLYTSIMKTIKQRIDNQKTGNGRTDG, from the coding sequence ATGCGTAAAATAATTATTGTGGACTATCCCAAAGATTGGGAGGAAGCAATTGAAGATACAGAGGTGGTTGATGCCCAAACGTACCTCACCAACTCAACCTACACCGACATCCGGAGTGCCAGGATTTTTAACCTTTGCCGCTCGCACCGTTACCAAAGCGCCGGTTATTACGTGTCGTTGTTGGCAGAAGCCCGGGGTCATAAACCAATACCGAGTGTCACCACGATGCAGGACCTTAAAAGCCCAACCATTGTGCGTGCCATCACCGTGGAGATAGAGGACCTGATACAGAAAAGCCTTGCCGGGCTTAAATCGAAGAGCTTTACACTGAGTATTTACTTTGGCCAAAACCTGGCCTTAAAGTATGAGAAGCTCTCTAAAGCCTTGCACGATCATTTCCAGGCACCGTTACTCAAGGCGCAGTTTGTGTACAAGGACCATTGGGTGCTACAGAGCATCTCACAAGTACCGATCAATGAGGTGCCCGAAGACCATAAGAAATACCTAAAGAGTTTTGCCAAAGCCTACTTTGCACGACACAGGTTCTCCGGTGCCCGCAGATCCCGAAAGGCATACGACCTGGCAATTCTGGTAGATCCTCAAGAGAAAGCACCGCCCTCTAATAATAAGGCTATTCAGCAGTTTGTAGAGGCTGCCGAAAGCCTGGGCTTCTATACAGAACTCATCACAAAAGACGATTACCGCCGCCTGCCGGAATTTGATGCCCTTTTTATAAGGGAGACAACAGCCGTTAACCACCATACCTACCGCTTTGCCCGTAAAGCCTTTGCCGATGGACTGGTGGTGATAGATGATCCCGTATCTATACTAAGGTGTACAAACAAGGTGTACTTAGCCGAACTCCTGACGAAGGCGAGGGTAACAGTGCCTAAAACGATGATCATCCACAAGGATAACAGGTGCAAGGTTGAGACAGAACTCGGTTTGCCTTGTGTGCTCAAGAAGCCTGATAGCTCTTTTTCGCAGGGTGTGGTAAAGGCGAAAGACCAGGAAAGCCTAAAGCAGGAATTAGATAAGCTACTTGATGATTCAGAGCTTATCATAGGGCAGGAGTATATCCCTACAGATTTTGACTGGAGAATAGGTATTCTGGACAAGCAGCCGCTTTACGCCTGCAAGTACTACATGGCTAAAGGGCACTGGCAAATCTATAACTGGAACGGCAAAAGGAAGCAGGATGAGGAAGGAGCCGGCGAAGTAATTCCTTTTGAACAGGTTCCATTTCACGTACTCCATACTGCTCTGAAGGCTGCCAATTTAATTGGCAACGGTTTATATGGCGTGGACCTGAAGGAGATAAATGGCAAAGCCTATGTGATCGAGGTGAATGATAATCCAAGTATTGATGCCGGAGTAGAAGACCGCATCCTGAAAAAGGATCTCTATACATCCATCATGAAAACAATAAAACAACGCATAGATAACCAAAAAACCGGAAACGGCAGAACTGATGGATAG
- a CDS encoding carboxylate-amine ligase yields the protein MDSPRTPLHLFKGFGVELEYMIVHRQTLQVQPITDKLIYDEVGEYLSDVEFGDIAWSNELVLHVVELKTQGPVKTLEHLHHNFQEHVRKINDMLEKHNAMLLPTGAHPLMNPYTDTKLWPHEHNAVYEAYNRIFDCRGHGWANLQSTHLNLPFYNDKEFEKLHAAIRVLLPIMPALSASTPILDGKVTGLADSRLEVYRHNQEKIPAITGKVVPEAVFTKEAYEQQILQQMYQQVAPYDPEGTLQEEFLNSRGAIARFERNTIEIRLLDIQESPVADLAILQAVVAVLQALVSGRWVKLQELKEWHEDRLAAILLQVIEKGQEAVLRDHEYVSLFGYNCEEDCTAGELWKHLVQEVMALEEQPEIENALNVIISRGNLSKRILEAINHEPSENQIRQVYHQLAVCLQHGGLFLPKEPC from the coding sequence ATGGATAGCCCAAGAACACCACTACACCTGTTCAAAGGATTTGGTGTAGAGCTTGAGTACATGATCGTGCACCGCCAGACTCTGCAGGTGCAGCCCATCACAGATAAGCTCATTTATGATGAGGTGGGAGAGTATTTATCAGATGTTGAGTTCGGGGATATAGCTTGGAGTAATGAGCTGGTACTGCATGTGGTGGAGCTAAAAACGCAGGGGCCGGTGAAGACCCTGGAGCACCTGCACCACAACTTTCAGGAGCATGTGCGTAAGATCAACGACATGCTTGAGAAGCATAACGCTATGCTACTCCCGACAGGAGCACATCCGCTCATGAATCCCTACACCGATACAAAGCTGTGGCCACACGAACACAATGCGGTTTACGAGGCATACAATCGTATTTTCGACTGCCGGGGCCATGGGTGGGCAAATCTGCAAAGCACACACTTGAACCTGCCATTCTACAATGACAAGGAGTTTGAAAAGTTGCATGCTGCTATCAGGGTGCTGCTACCCATAATGCCTGCCCTTAGTGCTTCCACACCGATACTGGATGGCAAAGTAACCGGTCTGGCAGATTCTCGCCTTGAGGTGTACCGCCATAACCAGGAAAAAATACCTGCCATAACAGGCAAAGTGGTACCGGAGGCCGTGTTTACAAAAGAAGCTTACGAGCAGCAGATACTACAGCAGATGTATCAGCAGGTAGCTCCATACGATCCGGAGGGTACTTTGCAGGAGGAATTTTTGAATTCGCGGGGAGCCATTGCCAGATTTGAGCGCAATACCATTGAAATCAGGCTACTGGATATACAGGAAAGCCCTGTGGCTGATCTGGCTATACTTCAGGCGGTGGTAGCGGTGCTTCAGGCGCTTGTTTCGGGGCGGTGGGTAAAACTGCAGGAGCTAAAGGAGTGGCACGAAGACCGTTTAGCTGCCATTTTGCTTCAGGTTATAGAGAAGGGGCAGGAGGCTGTGCTGCGGGATCATGAGTACGTTAGCTTGTTTGGCTATAACTGTGAAGAAGATTGCACCGCAGGCGAGCTTTGGAAACACCTGGTGCAAGAAGTAATGGCGCTGGAAGAACAGCCAGAAATAGAAAATGCACTAAATGTTATCATATCCAGAGGCAACCTATCTAAGCGAATTCTGGAAGCAATAAACCATGAACCTTCTGAAAACCAAATAAGGCAAGTATACCATCAGCTTGCAGTATGCCTGCAGCACGGTGGTTTATTCTTACCCAAGGAACCATGCTAA
- a CDS encoding N-formylglutamate amidohydrolase: MLKLLITCEHGGNQIPSAYAALFENKQEILQSHRGYDIGALELYEKLEDMADKAFCSTTSRLLVELNRSQHHKSLFSAITQSLPDKEKKTILKNYYFPYRNRIEELIQDLVMVGHRVLHISLHSFTPILDGEVRKADIGLLYDPKRSGEHTFCRLWKKELQDQQKELLVRFNYPYLGIADGFATYLRKKFTDEQYIGIELEVNQKYAEEGGEAWLKLQQLIRRSLKNALLQFSPEEKNRASA, translated from the coding sequence ATGCTAAAACTACTGATTACCTGCGAGCATGGCGGCAACCAGATCCCTTCCGCCTATGCAGCACTATTTGAAAACAAACAAGAAATACTCCAGTCCCACAGAGGCTATGATATAGGCGCACTGGAGCTTTATGAGAAACTGGAAGATATGGCAGATAAGGCTTTTTGTTCCACCACTTCCAGGTTGCTGGTAGAGTTGAACCGGTCGCAGCACCACAAAAGCCTTTTTTCGGCTATCACCCAATCTTTACCAGACAAAGAGAAGAAAACGATACTGAAGAATTATTACTTCCCGTACCGGAACAGGATTGAGGAGCTGATTCAGGACCTTGTAATGGTAGGGCATAGGGTGCTGCACATCTCTTTGCACAGTTTTACCCCGATTTTGGATGGAGAGGTGCGAAAAGCCGATATTGGATTACTTTATGATCCTAAACGATCAGGAGAACATACTTTTTGCCGTCTCTGGAAGAAAGAGCTTCAGGACCAGCAAAAAGAATTACTAGTTCGGTTTAATTACCCATACTTGGGTATAGCAGATGGTTTTGCGACATATCTGCGTAAAAAGTTTACTGATGAACAGTATATAGGTATTGAACTGGAGGTGAATCAGAAGTATGCCGAGGAGGGAGGAGAGGCCTGGCTGAAGCTGCAACAGCTTATACGGCGTAGCTTGAAAAATGCACTTTTACAATTCAGTCCTGAAGAAAAGAATCGTGCATCAGCTTAA
- a CDS encoding YqaE/Pmp3 family membrane protein, with protein sequence MRIKSLLHLVVVLALGQFLFSCSSAEYYKFSPDKPEAYNTVKQKPAPVVEEVEEVEPTIAEIALAANEEKEAKAAAEPILEANAKTTPAVAPRKSADVAAAPVAKEEVRFEKREMTVAEAEALAMAKERLSKMTKAEKKELKKEVKEMMRQSGSRTSVVEIILAILLPPLAVFLHDGIGTSFWINIILTLLFVLPGIIHALLVVTDTI encoded by the coding sequence ATGAGAATCAAGAGTTTACTCCATTTGGTTGTGGTACTGGCACTAGGACAATTCCTCTTTTCCTGTAGCTCAGCAGAATACTACAAATTTTCTCCAGACAAACCGGAAGCTTATAATACAGTAAAGCAAAAGCCTGCTCCTGTTGTTGAGGAAGTTGAAGAGGTAGAGCCGACCATAGCTGAAATAGCGCTTGCCGCTAATGAAGAAAAAGAGGCTAAGGCTGCTGCTGAGCCTATCTTAGAAGCAAATGCCAAAACTACACCAGCAGTGGCGCCTCGTAAAAGTGCTGATGTAGCAGCAGCTCCTGTTGCCAAGGAAGAAGTAAGATTTGAGAAGCGCGAAATGACTGTGGCAGAAGCTGAGGCACTGGCCATGGCAAAGGAGCGGCTATCAAAAATGACTAAGGCTGAGAAGAAAGAACTGAAGAAAGAGGTGAAGGAAATGATGCGCCAGAGCGGTTCACGTACCTCGGTGGTAGAAATCATCCTGGCTATCCTGCTTCCACCTTTGGCCGTATTCCTGCACGATGGTATCGGAACTTCTTTCTGGATCAACATTATCCTGACGCTACTGTTTGTGCTGCCAGGTATTATACATGCCCTGTTAGTTGTAACAGATACAATTTAA